The DNA segment CACTGTATACAGTCTGGATTATGGTGAGTGCAAAAAGAAATATTGCAGCAGCAACGGAAAGAATGGCCCATGGATTAGTGAAATAGGTATGGATGAGATTAGCTCTCCATTTGTGCCATGGCCTCTGGCAATATTGGATAACCTCCTTACGCACCTTGTCTAAGCTGCTCTTGGGATCAAGTGTTACGTCTTTTGACAGAGAGTTGAACAAGTTAGCCACTGCTTTGTCACTGCCCAGTGCATTCTGTAAGACACCGCAAGAATTCAACGAGATCACATCTCTAGCATTGTCGATTATGTTATCCATGAAGAAAATGTATGAAGTGATCTCATTCCCCGCACCCACATGGAACCTCTCGAACGCTATCAAGTTCAGGTATAGTGACTCGAGCGCGTCGTCTACCACAATCAGCGGAAGCTTGAGAACCCCTTTACGGAATGATATGTCCTTGAGGCTTCTTGTCTCACTTTCCTCTATCCGAATTCCAGCTTCGATGAGCTCTGTGGCTGACCGTATGATCTCGTCTCCACCGTGGTTAACTTCATGTTGGGGTTGATCAGTACTCTGTTTTGTGTTTCTTTTTCCGCGATGGTGGACGTCCTGGAGTAGGCTCTTTCTATACACGTCTAATATGTGCAAGCAGTTGTCGAACCCTTTGTTCTTCACAGAGGTTTGAGCAAAGAAATCAAGAATCGCTCTCGTCAAATCCTTGCCTTTCTGGAATACAGATGAAATTACGTAAAAAGAGGACAACCAACATCAACAGAAAGCGGGTAGTGCATTTAAATAATACGTAAAAACGGATTTCATTCGACCTTTGAGGGATGATCATTTTGAACGTCAACTAGCTTCTTAAGAACCAGGATGGGTATTTGATTCTCGATCATCAGCATGTCACGCTTCAGATAGGGAACAATGTAGAGCTTGCCATGGCTGCTAAAGATGGGATCATTCGCAGCATAATTGTGGTTTGTTGTCTGATCAACACCACCATCAGTAGTAGGCTCCGTTTGGGACGTGGGCTGGGGCTCGGAGGTGGTACGCAATATTTCCAAGATGAAGCAGCCATCCATGATCATGAGCTTTATGAAAGCATCATTATCTTGGTGCCACTCGAGGTCTGTTAACTGATCATAGGCGTCCTTGAGCTCCAGCACCACTGGAGTCAACTTGTCGATGAAGCTCTGGAGGGGTTTGTTGGATCGTTTGAGAAAGTGAAGGAGAGCGCGGTGCTTGTGCTCCTCCATCGGCCTCAAGTTTTCCTCCCCGTGATGGTATGGCCCGATGGATACGAGCTGTGGCTTGTAAGCTCGCTTGTTGAGATCGGTAACACAAGCTGGCACTCGGTAGATGGATCGCTTTCTCCATTGCTCGGATTGAGTAGAAGTATTCGACATGTTGTTCAGTTGTTTGTTTATTTGGATAACCCATGGCTCATCGTTTATTTGGACAACACATGGCTCATCGTCTCCCATTGGAACTGATTAATGGACAGCCAACTGATGATCTCTTGATAGATAAGTACATAATAGATGTGTgttcatgtatatatatgtatacacaTAGAATCATGTCTTACCTAAGATGGAAAGCAACCCATGTATTCTCTATAATCATGCAAGCAATGAGCTGGAGCTATTCCTTAATTGGTTCTAAGTTTTATTCCTTCCTTGAGACTTAGGCACATGTAAAAATAATaccttttttaaaatatatatacatgatgcTATTCATATATTATAACTTAACAATAAACAATGCATGCAGTATATATATGCGATGTTTTTTAAGGGCTTTTTACACGTGATTTCACAACACTCGGTAGATCTATCTAGGGGTGCAATCGAGCTCGACTCGTATTTAACTAttcgagctcgatcgagtagtTAGTTTCGTGCTCGAGTTCGAGCTCGTCTATAGCTCgaactactcgagctcgaaaattatatatatatatataaatacaaaatatatgaataaataaataaataaaaatattatatacattatatttatattatattttatatatatgtgtgttatCGAGTAGAGCTGTAATCGAGTCGAACTATAGCAAAATTTTAgtgttcgagttcgagctcgagttCGAATTGAGATAATCGAAGTTCGGCTCGAAgttcgaaatttttttattttcggctTGAGTTCGATTCGATAGAGaattcgagttcgagttcgagttcgattcaaatatattatataatattatctatatataatataatattatttataatatatataatattttatataatatatattatataaaatattatatatgtatattatataaAGCTGGTTCGCGAGCCGGCTCGCGAACTTTCGAACAAAAGATTTTAGGCTTGAGTTCGGCTCGTATAATAGTTTGAGTTCGGCTAgagtttgaaaaattcaaatccgAATCGAATATTTTTTCGACCTGACTCGAAAATTTCGCGAgccggctcggctcgtttacaacCCATTATCAAGTAGCTCGCGAGCCACTCGAACACATATATTTGAAActtgagctcgagctcgagctcgattgtaTGCTTGAGTCGAGCTTTGACCGAGCTATTCACGAGCTGCTCACGAGTAGCTCGACTCTTTTGCACCTCTGGATCTATCTATTTTTGTCTACTTTATTTAGACTTTTCTAAGTCTATATTTAATTTGTTGGTAAACAAATTAAAGAGAAGATTGTATCATGGGTTCAATACTCAAAATCTTACGATGATCCTATTATATATACTGATTATATATCTTTTTGGCAAGAACATAATTAATACTCAAAATTTGAGAGTCCTccattaataaatatttaatatgcaTGTTATAGTCAGGCAAATAAAAAGCATTCAAAATAcgaccaatatatatataaaatttgtttGGTTCATTAATTCACAAAACGTAAGCGGGATAAAATGCAATATTTTTATGTTGGCGGGGAGCCAAAATGCTGATTCTACAGCTTCTGGAACATGAGAAAGCTGCACGCACGAGTCAAATAAAAGCAGCTCCTTGATTGGAATTTTGAACAAGTTGGATTTGATCATTTGGTAGATCAACTTGCATTCACGTACGTGACATAAAAAAAGATTAATGTTTTTTACGTCTTTGACGATCTTTAATTTGGTCGTGAATTATATTATTAGATATAACACAGTTGTGAACATAGGGCCCCAGCTCCACAGCCCCACTCTTTGGTCATTCTTTTAGTCTGGTTTGTTCAATTGTTCTATATATCAAAGTACATTATGTATTTGTATATTCTGGATATT comes from the Henckelia pumila isolate YLH828 chromosome 1, ASM3356847v2, whole genome shotgun sequence genome and includes:
- the LOC140888654 gene encoding UPF0481 protein At3g47200-like, with translation MGDDEPCVVQINDEPWVIQINKQLNNMSNTSTQSEQWRKRSIYRVPACVTDLNKRAYKPQLVSIGPYHHGEENLRPMEEHKHRALLHFLKRSNKPLQSFIDKLTPVVLELKDAYDQLTDLEWHQDNDAFIKLMIMDGCFILEILRTTSEPQPTSQTEPTTDGGVDQTTNHNYAANDPIFSSHGKLYIVPYLKRDMLMIENQIPILVLKKLVDVQNDHPSKKGKDLTRAILDFFAQTSVKNKGFDNCLHILDVYRKSLLQDVHHRGKRNTKQSTDQPQHEVNHGGDEIIRSATELIEAGIRIEESETRSLKDISFRKGVLKLPLIVVDDALESLYLNLIAFERFHVGAGNEITSYIFFMDNIIDNARDVISLNSCGVLQNALGSDKAVANLFNSLSKDVTLDPKSSLDKVRKEVIQYCQRPWHKWRANLIHTYFTNPWAILSVAAAIFLFALTIIQTVYSVISYVNPSG